The following are encoded in a window of Sebastes umbrosus isolate fSebUmb1 chromosome 7, fSebUmb1.pri, whole genome shotgun sequence genomic DNA:
- the pih1d2 gene encoding PIH1 domain-containing protein 2 isoform X2: protein MMSNYLLICLDMFSFSFFSPWRFHISVNCILDHYRLTCQNKILLVRTGFKLRFKEPKKGSLYINICSWKRVPTPQDHSRPLPVCAGKLETDTDKGRGRYTVLDVALNPAVLQESKEDKTQVYMLALSFAQQHHGMSLSQQYTVVSCSPKSSPEDLHRRLGFRQWPNTSRHPDTASETPAALLQQISSLRSEKQHEDPAAQIIFRPAEHKKKDLIQVISTTFVQPQKPKYQLEVKTDTVGVARSMELTVELPKVCSMSECQLRISKDDVLLEVEDVYHLLLEFPKTVVEDTASAIFNRKKRRLTLRVDVF from the exons atgatgtctaattatcttttgatatgtttagatatgttttctttttcttttttttctccctggaGGTTTCACATTTCTGTAAATTGCATATTGGACCACTATCGGCTTACgtgtcaaaataaaatcctgCTTGTTCGTACAGGTTTTAAATTGAGATTTaag GAGCCCAAGAAAGGGTCGCTGTACATCAACATCTGCAGCTGGAAACGTGTGCCTACACCTCAGGATCACAGCAGGCCTTTACCTGTGTGTGCAGGAAAACTGGAAACAGACACAGATAAAGGTCGAG GTCGGTACACTGTGTTGGATGTGGCATTAAACCCTGCAGTGCTACAGGAAAGTAAGGAAGACAAAACACAAGTCTATATGCTGGCCCTGAGCTTTGCCCAGCAGCATCATGGGATGAGTCTATCTCAGCAGTACACTGTCGTCAGCTGTAGCCCAAAAAGTAGCCCTGAAGACTTGCACCGTCGGCTTGGGTTTAGGCAGTGGCCTAACACCTCCAGACATCCAGACACAG caagTGAGACCCCAGCTGCCCTCCTGCAGCAGATCTCCTCTCTACGCTCGGAGAAACAACACGAGGACCCAGCAGCCCAAATTATCTTCAGACCTGCGGAGCACAAAAAGAAGGATTTGATCCAGGTCATCTCCACTACATTTGTGCAGCCTCAGAAGCCAAAGTACCAACTCGAGGTGAAGACTGATACAGTAGGAGTTGCTCGCAGCATGGAGCTGACGGTGGAGCTGCCGAAGGTTTGCTCCATGTCAGAGTGCCAGCTGAGAATCTCCAAG GACGACGTCTTGCTGGAGGTGGAGGATGTCTACCACTTGCTTTTGGAATTCCCCAAAACTGTGGTTGAAGACACGGCATCTGCCATTTTTAACAGGAAGAAACGAAGGCTTACTTTGAGAGTGGATGTTTTCTGA
- the tmprss5 gene encoding transmembrane protease serine 5 isoform X1, with amino-acid sequence MSLDGDTLSVIENPAAVSHPFHSEKAAGVPRTKGVQSWLKGIHSTTHAHRLVRLLAAVCAVGLLGGLAVGVWFLVRLLLRPSHSQSPVGLGDTKETPFCNVTEDISISDPRKVFYRISPENSLLEIQLGKLPTWLPVCYERWNSSLGTLVCRQLGSLRLTKHKGVNLTDIGPNYTDGFIQITSEHKSNLENMWQFRGNCITGKVIALQCFECGTRAKLPRIIGGVEASLGRWPWQVSLYYSNRHTCGGSIITSQWVVTAAHCVHNYRLPQVSSWVVYAGIVTRSSAKMAQHTGYAVEKIIYNKNYNHRSHDSDIALMKLRIPLNFSDTIRPVCLPQYDYDLPGGTQCWISGWGYTQPDGVHSPDTLKEAPVPIISTKKCNSSCMYNGEITPRMLCAGYTEGKVDACQGDSGGPLVCQDENVWRLVGVVSWGTGCAEANHPGVYTKVAEFLGWIYDMIEDY; translated from the exons ATG AGTCTTGATGGTGACACATTGTCAGTGATTGAGAACCCGGCGGCTGTCAGCCATccttttcattcagagaaagcAGCAGGAGTCCCAAGGACCAAGGGAGTACAGAGCTGGTTAAAAGGGATTCACTCTACGACTCACG CTCACAGGCTGGTGAGGCTGCTGGCAGCAGTGTGTGCAGTTGGACTACTGGGAGGCTTAGCTGTAGGTGTCTGGTTTCTAG TCAGACTTCTGCTGAGGCCTTCCCACTCCCAAAGTCCAGTGGGACTTGGGGACACAAAGGAGACGCCTTTCTGCAACGTGACAGAAGATATTTCAATCTCTGACCCCAGGAAAG TGTTTTACAGAATCAGCCCGGAGAACTCCCTCCTGGAGATACAGCTGGGAAAGCTGCCCACCTGGCTGCCAGTGTGCTACGAGAGGTGGAACTCTTCACTGGGAACGCTGGTCTGCAGGCAGCTTGGTTCTCTGAG ACTGACCAAGCATAAAGGAGTGAATCTAACCGATATCGGGCCAAACTATACTGATGGCTTTATACAAATTACCTCAGAACACAAGAGCAATCTGGAAAATATGTGGCAATTCAG gGGGAACTGTATCACGGGGAAGGTTATCGCTTTGCAATGTTTTG AGTGTGGGACGCGAGCGAAGCTGCCCAGGATAATCGGCGGAGTTGAGGCCTCGCTGGGCAGGTGGCCTTGGCAGGTCAGCCTCTACTACAGCAACCGTCACACCTGCGGGGGCTCCATCATCACCAGTCAATGGGTAGTCACAGCTGCCCATTGTGTGCACAA CTACAGGCTACCTCAGGTATCCAGCTGGGTGGTCTATGCCGGTATTGTCACCCGCAGCTCAGCCAAAATGGCTCAGCACACAGGATACGCCGTGGAGAAGATCATTTACAACAAGAACTATAATCACAGGAGCCATGACAGCGATATAGCCCTGATGAAACTGCGGATCCCGCTGAATTTCTCAG ATACAATTAGGCCCGTCTGCTTGCCTCAGTACGACTATGATCTTCCGGGAGGCACACAGTGCTGGATCTCTGGATGGGGATACACACAGCCTGATGGTG TTCACTCACCTGACACCCTGAAAGAGGCACCAGTTCCCATAATAAGCACAAAGAAGTGTAACAGCTCCTGCATGTACAATGGAGAGATCACGCCACGGATGCTTTGTGCCGGATACACAGAAGGGAAAGTGGATGCATGTCAG GGAGACAGTGGAGGTCCTCTGGTTTGCCAGGATGAAAATGTGTGGAGGCTGGTGGGTGTCGTCAGCTGGGGGACAGGTTGTGCTGAGGCCAACCATCCAGGAGTTTACACCAAAGTGGCTGAATTCTTGGGTTGGATCTACGACATGATTGAG GATTACTGA
- the tmprss5 gene encoding transmembrane protease serine 5 isoform X2 yields the protein MSLDGDTLSVIENPAAVSHPFHSEKAAGVPRTKGVQSWLKGIHSTTHAHRLVRLLAAVCAVGLLGGLAVGVWFLVRLLLRPSHSQSPVGLGDTKETPFCNVTEDISISDPRKVFYRISPENSLLEIQLGKLPTWLPVCYERWNSSLGTLVCRQLGSLRLTKHKGVNLTDIGPNYTDGFIQITSEHKSNLENMWQFRGNCITGKVIALQCFECGTRAKLPRIIGGVEASLGRWPWQVSLYYSNRHTCGGSIITSQWVVTAAHCVHKLPQVSSWVVYAGIVTRSSAKMAQHTGYAVEKIIYNKNYNHRSHDSDIALMKLRIPLNFSDTIRPVCLPQYDYDLPGGTQCWISGWGYTQPDGVHSPDTLKEAPVPIISTKKCNSSCMYNGEITPRMLCAGYTEGKVDACQGDSGGPLVCQDENVWRLVGVVSWGTGCAEANHPGVYTKVAEFLGWIYDMIEDY from the exons ATG AGTCTTGATGGTGACACATTGTCAGTGATTGAGAACCCGGCGGCTGTCAGCCATccttttcattcagagaaagcAGCAGGAGTCCCAAGGACCAAGGGAGTACAGAGCTGGTTAAAAGGGATTCACTCTACGACTCACG CTCACAGGCTGGTGAGGCTGCTGGCAGCAGTGTGTGCAGTTGGACTACTGGGAGGCTTAGCTGTAGGTGTCTGGTTTCTAG TCAGACTTCTGCTGAGGCCTTCCCACTCCCAAAGTCCAGTGGGACTTGGGGACACAAAGGAGACGCCTTTCTGCAACGTGACAGAAGATATTTCAATCTCTGACCCCAGGAAAG TGTTTTACAGAATCAGCCCGGAGAACTCCCTCCTGGAGATACAGCTGGGAAAGCTGCCCACCTGGCTGCCAGTGTGCTACGAGAGGTGGAACTCTTCACTGGGAACGCTGGTCTGCAGGCAGCTTGGTTCTCTGAG ACTGACCAAGCATAAAGGAGTGAATCTAACCGATATCGGGCCAAACTATACTGATGGCTTTATACAAATTACCTCAGAACACAAGAGCAATCTGGAAAATATGTGGCAATTCAG gGGGAACTGTATCACGGGGAAGGTTATCGCTTTGCAATGTTTTG AGTGTGGGACGCGAGCGAAGCTGCCCAGGATAATCGGCGGAGTTGAGGCCTCGCTGGGCAGGTGGCCTTGGCAGGTCAGCCTCTACTACAGCAACCGTCACACCTGCGGGGGCTCCATCATCACCAGTCAATGGGTAGTCACAGCTGCCCATTGTGTGCACAA GCTACCTCAGGTATCCAGCTGGGTGGTCTATGCCGGTATTGTCACCCGCAGCTCAGCCAAAATGGCTCAGCACACAGGATACGCCGTGGAGAAGATCATTTACAACAAGAACTATAATCACAGGAGCCATGACAGCGATATAGCCCTGATGAAACTGCGGATCCCGCTGAATTTCTCAG ATACAATTAGGCCCGTCTGCTTGCCTCAGTACGACTATGATCTTCCGGGAGGCACACAGTGCTGGATCTCTGGATGGGGATACACACAGCCTGATGGTG TTCACTCACCTGACACCCTGAAAGAGGCACCAGTTCCCATAATAAGCACAAAGAAGTGTAACAGCTCCTGCATGTACAATGGAGAGATCACGCCACGGATGCTTTGTGCCGGATACACAGAAGGGAAAGTGGATGCATGTCAG GGAGACAGTGGAGGTCCTCTGGTTTGCCAGGATGAAAATGTGTGGAGGCTGGTGGGTGTCGTCAGCTGGGGGACAGGTTGTGCTGAGGCCAACCATCCAGGAGTTTACACCAAAGTGGCTGAATTCTTGGGTTGGATCTACGACATGATTGAG GATTACTGA
- the pih1d2 gene encoding PIH1 domain-containing protein 2 isoform X1: MSSSGSTGDVLQQVNQFWSILDDFSQNDPEAYRRFIEKQVKEGAEFSAPPQLHSSLCTEILEPKKGSLYINICSWKRVPTPQDHSRPLPVCAGKLETDTDKGRGRYTVLDVALNPAVLQESKEDKTQVYMLALSFAQQHHGMSLSQQYTVVSCSPKSSPEDLHRRLGFRQWPNTSRHPDTASETPAALLQQISSLRSEKQHEDPAAQIIFRPAEHKKKDLIQVISTTFVQPQKPKYQLEVKTDTVGVARSMELTVELPKVCSMSECQLRISKDDVLLEVEDVYHLLLEFPKTVVEDTASAIFNRKKRRLTLRVDVF; this comes from the exons ATGTCCTCCTCTGGCAGTACAGGGGATGTTTTACAGCAAGTCAACCAGTTCTGGTCCATCCTGGATGATTTCTCTCAAAATGACCCCGAGGCCTACCGCAGGTTCATAGAGAAACAGGTGAAGGAAGGAGCTGAGTTCAGTGCACCGCCACAGCTCCACTCTTCTCTGTGCACTGAGATACTG GAGCCCAAGAAAGGGTCGCTGTACATCAACATCTGCAGCTGGAAACGTGTGCCTACACCTCAGGATCACAGCAGGCCTTTACCTGTGTGTGCAGGAAAACTGGAAACAGACACAGATAAAGGTCGAG GTCGGTACACTGTGTTGGATGTGGCATTAAACCCTGCAGTGCTACAGGAAAGTAAGGAAGACAAAACACAAGTCTATATGCTGGCCCTGAGCTTTGCCCAGCAGCATCATGGGATGAGTCTATCTCAGCAGTACACTGTCGTCAGCTGTAGCCCAAAAAGTAGCCCTGAAGACTTGCACCGTCGGCTTGGGTTTAGGCAGTGGCCTAACACCTCCAGACATCCAGACACAG caagTGAGACCCCAGCTGCCCTCCTGCAGCAGATCTCCTCTCTACGCTCGGAGAAACAACACGAGGACCCAGCAGCCCAAATTATCTTCAGACCTGCGGAGCACAAAAAGAAGGATTTGATCCAGGTCATCTCCACTACATTTGTGCAGCCTCAGAAGCCAAAGTACCAACTCGAGGTGAAGACTGATACAGTAGGAGTTGCTCGCAGCATGGAGCTGACGGTGGAGCTGCCGAAGGTTTGCTCCATGTCAGAGTGCCAGCTGAGAATCTCCAAG GACGACGTCTTGCTGGAGGTGGAGGATGTCTACCACTTGCTTTTGGAATTCCCCAAAACTGTGGTTGAAGACACGGCATCTGCCATTTTTAACAGGAAGAAACGAAGGCTTACTTTGAGAGTGGATGTTTTCTGA